One Granulicella sp. 5B5 DNA window includes the following coding sequences:
- a CDS encoding iron-sulfur cluster loop, with protein MTPELFTDPADLEATRRPLTPEQADKLPHIHRLLLGHYGKPAPREPWDPLTQLIYSLLSARTKTPVSHQVMRDLEKAFNAGPGNWEPVRDASVNEIERAIAIVTFPEQKAPQLKETLMGISERYGSLTLDFLAKYRTDKIRAWLEQFPGVGPKTSAAVVNFSILRRRALCIDSHHLRVAQRLCIVPRADAATTEERLMRLVPETWDAAMLDEHHSLVKLHAQTLCTFSEPKCTNCPLLNICPTGERNLAELKLT; from the coding sequence ATGACGCCCGAGCTCTTCACCGACCCAGCCGATCTCGAAGCCACCCGCCGCCCGCTCACACCCGAGCAGGCCGACAAGCTTCCGCACATCCATCGCCTGCTGCTCGGCCACTACGGCAAGCCCGCACCGCGCGAACCCTGGGACCCGCTCACGCAGCTCATCTACTCGCTGCTCAGCGCTCGCACCAAAACACCCGTTTCGCACCAGGTCATGCGCGACCTCGAAAAGGCATTCAACGCCGGCCCCGGCAACTGGGAGCCCGTCCGCGACGCCTCCGTCAACGAGATCGAGCGCGCCATCGCCATCGTCACCTTCCCCGAGCAAAAAGCCCCTCAGCTCAAGGAAACACTCATGGGCATCAGCGAGCGCTACGGCTCGCTTACCCTCGACTTCCTCGCCAAGTACCGCACCGACAAGATCCGTGCCTGGCTTGAGCAGTTCCCCGGCGTCGGCCCCAAGACCAGCGCCGCCGTCGTCAACTTCTCCATCCTGCGTCGCCGCGCCCTCTGCATCGACAGCCATCATCTGCGCGTAGCCCAGCGCCTCTGCATCGTCCCGCGCGCCGACGCCGCCACCACCGAGGAGCGCCTCATGCGCCTCGTTCCTGAAACCTGGGACGCCGCCATGCTCGACGAGCATCACTCCCTCGTCAAGCTCCACGCGCAAACCCTCTGCACCTTCTCCGAGCCAAAGTGCACAAACTGCCCGCTGCTGAACATCTGCCCAACCGGCGAGCGCAACCTCGCCGAACTCAAGCTGACGTAG
- a CDS encoding isoaspartyl peptidase/L-asparaginase, which translates to MQPLLLIHGGAWAMPDDAIAAHERGIAAALEAGWSALTRGGSSVDAVEAAITVMEDDDTFDAGRGSFLTRDGRVQLDALLMNGADLRSGGVACVERLRNPIQAARLVLDKSPHVYFVGTGAERFARQNGMALIDNTELIVPRERDRLMAFQRAEAAGHPDTTFSGNSTSNISTTPTDVSSRPEAAGRSGETRVSSTTRAESSTRFEGDGLQPVRSAPAKEGALAPEADPTSHSHDTVGAVAIDAQGNLAAGTSTGGTLSKAPGRVGDSSLIGCGCYADNLSAAVSLTGWGEPIMKLVLGKWAVDRVAAGEAPQAAATAAIDYLHTRLGGHGGIILLGPDGRIGLAHNTPRMAWGLATAEGQQLGVTRNP; encoded by the coding sequence ATGCAACCTCTCCTCCTCATCCACGGCGGCGCGTGGGCCATGCCCGACGACGCCATCGCCGCTCACGAGCGCGGCATCGCCGCAGCGCTTGAGGCCGGTTGGTCCGCGCTCACCCGCGGCGGCTCCTCCGTCGACGCGGTCGAGGCCGCCATCACCGTCATGGAGGACGACGACACCTTCGACGCCGGCCGCGGCTCCTTCCTCACCCGCGACGGTCGCGTCCAGCTCGACGCTCTCCTTATGAACGGCGCCGACCTCCGCTCCGGTGGCGTCGCCTGCGTCGAGCGCCTCCGCAACCCCATCCAGGCCGCGCGCCTCGTGCTCGACAAGTCGCCACACGTCTACTTCGTCGGCACCGGCGCCGAGCGCTTCGCCCGCCAGAACGGCATGGCGCTCATCGACAACACCGAGCTCATCGTCCCCCGCGAGCGCGACCGCCTCATGGCCTTCCAGCGCGCCGAAGCCGCAGGCCACCCCGACACAACCTTCTCGGGCAACTCCACCTCCAACATCTCCACCACCCCCACAGATGTGTCATCTCGACCGGAGGCCGCAGGCCGTAGCGGAGAGACCCGCGTCTCTTCTACCACCCGCGCTGAATCCTCGACCCGCTTTGAAGGGGACGGGCTTCAGCCCGTCCGTTCAGCGCCTGCCAAAGAAGGGGCTTTAGCCCCGGAGGCTGACCCAACCTCGCACTCCCACGACACCGTCGGCGCCGTCGCCATCGACGCCCAAGGCAACCTCGCCGCCGGCACCTCCACCGGAGGCACACTCTCCAAGGCTCCCGGCCGCGTCGGCGACAGCTCCCTCATCGGCTGCGGCTGCTACGCCGACAACCTCTCCGCCGCCGTCTCCCTCACCGGCTGGGGAGAACCCATCATGAAGCTCGTCCTCGGCAAATGGGCCGTCGACCGCGTCGCCGCCGGCGAAGCCCCACAAGCCGCAGCCACAGCCGCCATCGACTACCTCCACACCCGCCTTGGCGGCCACGGCGGCATCATTCTCCTGGGCCCTGACGGCCGCATCGGCCTCGCGCACAACACCCCCCGCATGGCATGGGGTCTCGCCACCGCCGAAGGCCAGCAACTCGGCGTCACGCGAAACCCGTAA
- a CDS encoding CDP-alcohol phosphatidyltransferase family protein: MTWTSAFGKGSGWLLQKIVNGLALSRISPNTLTFVGLIINVVAAFFFGYARTGNYVRMFLYAGLVIIGAGLFDMVDGRVARQTNQVSVFGAFFDSVLDRYSDVALFFGLLVFYARGNRYFYVFLVAFVMTASLMVSYTRARAEALIGSCKVGFMERPERIVLIILGALFEKWGAMAPALWVLAIMSTLTVIHRMRYTYLETERRKLEIASQ; encoded by the coding sequence ATGACCTGGACTAGTGCATTCGGTAAAGGCAGCGGCTGGCTGCTACAAAAGATCGTCAACGGGCTTGCGCTCTCGCGCATCTCGCCCAACACACTCACCTTCGTTGGACTCATCATCAACGTCGTCGCGGCCTTCTTCTTCGGCTACGCTCGTACCGGAAACTACGTCCGCATGTTCCTCTACGCGGGCCTGGTCATCATCGGCGCGGGGCTCTTCGACATGGTCGATGGCCGCGTCGCACGTCAGACCAACCAGGTCTCCGTCTTCGGCGCCTTCTTCGACTCCGTACTCGACCGCTACTCCGACGTGGCTCTCTTCTTCGGCCTGCTCGTCTTCTACGCCCGCGGCAACCGTTACTTCTACGTCTTCCTCGTGGCCTTCGTCATGACGGCGAGCCTCATGGTCAGCTACACCCGCGCCCGCGCCGAAGCCCTCATCGGCTCCTGCAAGGTCGGCTTCATGGAGCGCCCCGAGCGCATCGTGCTCATCATCCTCGGCGCCCTCTTCGAGAAGTGGGGCGCAATGGCTCCGGCTCTCTGGGTACTCGCAATCATGTCCACCCTCACCGTCATCCATCGCATGCGCTACACCTACCTTGAGACCGAGCGCCGCAAGCTCGAGATCGCCTCGCAGTAG
- the greA gene encoding transcription elongation factor GreA, with translation MEDIKKALEEQIKALEYELTTELPAEIKKAVALGDLSENAEYHSAKQRQEFVNARLGQLKKRMGELAMVNLDNIPRDKVGFGSTVVVFDTTKDEEITYKLVTSEESDVTKGLISTTSPIGRCLLGKEVGDEATVVTPNGKRVLEILKLYTIHDTVPSAK, from the coding sequence ATGGAAGATATTAAAAAAGCCCTCGAAGAGCAGATCAAGGCTCTCGAATACGAACTCACCACCGAGCTTCCGGCAGAGATCAAGAAGGCCGTCGCGCTCGGCGATCTCAGCGAAAACGCCGAGTACCACTCCGCCAAGCAGCGCCAGGAGTTCGTCAACGCGCGCCTCGGCCAGCTGAAGAAGCGCATGGGCGAGCTCGCCATGGTCAACCTCGACAACATCCCGCGTGACAAGGTCGGTTTCGGCTCCACCGTCGTCGTCTTCGACACCACCAAGGACGAAGAGATCACCTACAAGCTCGTCACCAGTGAGGAATCCGACGTCACCAAGGGCCTCATCTCCACCACCTCGCCCATCGGCCGCTGCCTCCTCGGCAAAGAGGTCGGCGACGAGGCTACCGTCGTCACCCCCAACGGCAAGCGCGTCCTCGAGATCCTCAAGCTGTACACCATCCACGACACCGTCCCCTCCGCCAAGTAA
- the ruvX gene encoding Holliday junction resolvase RuvX, protein MAFPRTLALDVGDKRIGLAITDELGLTAQPLFTLHRASGKSGLRSDLKAIARFIRQHKVEVLLVGHPLNADGTTGPQAIKSEAFAQSLREAHPTLQHHLLDERLTTREAHSLLNDAGRLHRSAGHAARLDRKHLIDQVAAVLILESYLAKDGPTLLPDPDQP, encoded by the coding sequence GTGGCCTTCCCTCGCACTCTCGCTCTCGATGTCGGAGACAAACGCATCGGCCTCGCCATCACCGATGAGCTCGGCCTCACCGCGCAGCCGCTCTTCACCCTGCACCGCGCAAGCGGCAAGTCGGGGCTCCGCTCCGACCTCAAAGCCATCGCCCGCTTCATCCGCCAGCATAAAGTAGAGGTCCTCCTCGTCGGCCATCCTCTCAACGCCGACGGCACAACCGGCCCCCAGGCCATCAAATCCGAAGCCTTCGCCCAATCCCTCCGCGAAGCCCACCCCACGCTCCAGCACCATCTGCTCGACGAGCGCCTCACCACCCGCGAGGCCCACTCCCTGCTCAACGACGCCGGCCGCCTCCACCGCTCCGCAGGCCACGCCGCCCGCCTCGACCGCAAACACCTCATCGACCAGGTCGCCGCCGTCCTCATCCTCGAAAGCTACCTCGCCAAAGACGGCCCCACTCTTCTCCCCGACCCCGACCAACCCTGA
- the mltG gene encoding endolytic transglycosylase MltG — protein sequence MRALKWMLLLLLLVAGGAVFYVLLPYGPTHETFVDIAPGKGSAGIAAELEKAGIVRSRYAFDAVRLVKEFSGHSGTLKAGEYKFDRPTSVLGVYDRIRRGDVFTIALVVPEGYNLFDIANAVQAAGLGSRDDFLKAARANVDLIQRWSPHASSLEGYLFPDTYRFDHHTTPGLMLATMVHRFGQEVRKLGLNGTDIGRTVTMASLVEKEVRFDDERAEVASVFENRLEAGMPLQTDPAVIYASLLRGTWTGVIHQSELHSDSAYNTYTHSGLPPGPICNPGLAALKAAMHPAQTDYLYFVADASGRTKFAKSLDEHNANVAAYRKSQP from the coding sequence GTGCGGGCTTTGAAGTGGATGCTGTTGCTGTTGCTGCTGGTGGCCGGAGGGGCCGTCTTTTATGTGCTGCTGCCGTATGGGCCGACGCACGAGACGTTTGTCGATATCGCGCCGGGGAAGGGAAGCGCGGGGATCGCGGCAGAGCTGGAGAAGGCCGGGATTGTGCGCAGCCGGTACGCGTTCGATGCCGTGCGGCTGGTGAAGGAGTTCAGCGGGCATAGCGGGACGCTGAAGGCCGGGGAGTACAAGTTCGATAGGCCGACGTCGGTGCTGGGGGTGTACGACCGGATTCGGCGCGGGGACGTGTTCACGATCGCGCTGGTGGTGCCGGAGGGGTACAACCTCTTCGACATTGCGAATGCGGTGCAGGCGGCAGGGCTGGGGTCGCGGGATGATTTTTTGAAGGCCGCGCGGGCGAATGTGGACCTGATCCAGCGGTGGAGCCCCCATGCGAGCTCGCTGGAGGGATACCTGTTTCCTGACACCTACAGGTTTGACCACCATACGACGCCGGGACTGATGCTGGCGACGATGGTGCATCGGTTTGGGCAGGAGGTCAGGAAGCTTGGACTGAACGGTACAGATATCGGGCGCACGGTGACGATGGCGTCATTGGTAGAGAAAGAGGTGCGCTTTGACGATGAGCGCGCCGAGGTGGCGAGCGTGTTCGAGAACCGCCTGGAGGCGGGGATGCCTCTGCAGACTGACCCTGCGGTGATTTACGCGTCGCTGCTGCGGGGGACGTGGACGGGGGTGATCCACCAGAGCGAGCTGCATTCGGACTCGGCGTACAACACCTATACGCATAGCGGACTGCCACCGGGACCGATCTGCAATCCGGGGCTGGCGGCGCTGAAGGCGGCGATGCATCCGGCGCAGACGGACTATCTGTACTTTGTGGCGGATGCGAGTGGGCGAACGAAGTTCGCGAAGAGCCTGGATGAACACAATGCGAACGTGGCGGCATACCGGAAGAGCCAGCCGTAG
- a CDS encoding DUF4292 domain-containing protein, with the protein MLKRCAMSMLLLGVTAGTTGCFSTTRVVQKTQAPDVYRSTSVENLEKILSDRDAAMKTLNLQVLVTASVGGSKEGKVTEYTSFKGYIFVQKPSDVRVIMLLPVLGSRALDVVGNADTFTLVHATAGHGDVWMTGSNTVTHPSKNGLENLRPPIFLDSLLVPGVKDNEYVSLSESTRVIQPATKHQPVVEEPDYEMTISKTVTDHILRPVRIVHISRVNMLPFQQDIFDDHGQIVTQATYDAYQSYGDQEFPTVITIKRPLDEYTLKLNVTKLTLNQPFDADQFELKIPPGVVVKKME; encoded by the coding sequence ATGCTGAAACGCTGTGCGATGTCGATGCTGCTGCTGGGGGTTACTGCCGGGACGACGGGCTGTTTCTCGACGACGCGCGTGGTGCAGAAGACGCAGGCTCCGGATGTGTACCGGTCCACTTCGGTGGAGAACCTGGAGAAGATCCTTTCGGACCGCGATGCGGCGATGAAGACGCTGAACCTGCAGGTGCTGGTGACGGCGAGCGTGGGCGGATCGAAGGAAGGCAAGGTCACGGAGTACACCTCGTTCAAGGGGTATATCTTCGTCCAGAAGCCGTCGGATGTCCGGGTGATTATGCTGCTGCCGGTGCTGGGATCGCGGGCGCTGGATGTGGTGGGCAATGCGGACACGTTCACACTGGTTCATGCGACGGCGGGGCATGGCGATGTGTGGATGACGGGGTCGAATACGGTGACGCATCCGTCGAAGAACGGGCTGGAGAACCTGCGGCCGCCAATTTTTCTGGACTCGCTGCTGGTGCCGGGGGTGAAGGACAACGAGTATGTCTCGCTGTCGGAGTCGACGCGGGTGATTCAGCCGGCGACGAAGCACCAGCCGGTGGTGGAAGAGCCGGATTATGAGATGACGATCTCGAAGACGGTGACCGACCACATTCTGCGGCCGGTGCGGATTGTGCACATCAGCCGCGTGAACATGCTGCCGTTTCAGCAGGACATCTTCGATGACCACGGGCAGATTGTGACGCAGGCGACCTATGACGCGTACCAGTCGTATGGTGACCAGGAGTTTCCGACGGTGATTACGATCAAGCGGCCGCTGGATGAGTACACGCTGAAGCTCAATGTGACCAAGCTGACACTGAACCAGCCGTTCGATGCGGACCAGTTTGAGCTGAAGATTCCGCCGGGGGTGGTGGTGAAGAAGATGGAGTAA
- a CDS encoding Gfo/Idh/MocA family oxidoreductase, with the protein MPPLRVAVIGTGAFGRNHLRVYRELEAAHPGLVQLAAFVDTDEQRRTLYASQYNIPAFATVNELLDTGLQLDAASVCVPTIHHAAVAELLLLSGIDVLIEKPFAATLAEADHLLSLARERDRILAVGHLERFNPAVTATLAALNKPMFFEAHRLSIFTPRSLDVDVVLDLMIHDLDIVLSLTNSPVYEVRAVGIPILSQKADIANVRVEFESGCVANFTASRISTEQVRKLRLFQPHQYLSLDFARQELLSIDVDPRLVAGLAAVADDPQLAAQFFAQASAASPDPSHPTAGFSLTKADIPKGEPLLLEIEDFLQAIKNRTPPRVSGEAGRAALALALDINDHIAAHTHRAGLA; encoded by the coding sequence ATGCCCCCTCTACGCGTCGCCGTCATCGGGACAGGCGCCTTCGGGCGCAATCATCTCCGTGTCTACCGCGAGCTCGAGGCCGCACACCCCGGCCTCGTTCAGCTCGCAGCCTTCGTCGACACTGACGAGCAGCGCCGCACCCTCTACGCCAGCCAGTACAACATCCCCGCCTTCGCCACCGTCAACGAGCTCCTCGACACCGGCCTCCAGCTCGACGCCGCCTCCGTCTGCGTGCCCACCATCCATCACGCCGCCGTGGCCGAGCTGCTCCTGCTCTCAGGCATCGACGTCCTCATCGAAAAGCCCTTCGCCGCCACGCTCGCCGAAGCCGATCACCTGCTGTCCCTCGCGCGAGAGCGCGACCGCATACTTGCGGTTGGACATTTAGAACGCTTCAACCCCGCGGTCACGGCCACACTCGCCGCGCTCAACAAGCCCATGTTCTTTGAGGCCCACCGCCTCAGCATCTTCACCCCGCGCTCACTCGACGTCGACGTCGTGCTCGACCTCATGATCCACGACCTCGACATCGTCCTCTCGCTTACCAACTCGCCGGTCTACGAAGTCCGCGCCGTCGGCATCCCCATCCTCTCCCAAAAGGCCGACATCGCGAACGTCCGTGTCGAGTTCGAATCCGGCTGCGTCGCCAACTTCACCGCCAGCCGCATCTCCACCGAGCAGGTCCGCAAGCTCCGCCTCTTTCAGCCCCACCAGTACCTCTCGCTCGACTTCGCCCGCCAGGAGTTGCTCTCCATCGACGTCGACCCGCGCCTCGTCGCCGGCCTCGCCGCCGTCGCCGACGACCCCCAGCTCGCCGCGCAGTTCTTCGCCCAGGCCTCAGCCGCTTCACCCGACCCTTCGCACCCCACCGCCGGCTTCTCCCTCACCAAGGCCGACATCCCCAAAGGCGAACCCCTCCTCCTCGAAATCGAAGATTTCCTCCAAGCCATCAAGAACCGTACCCCTCCACGAGTCTCCGGCGAAGCCGGCCGCGCCGCCCTGGCCCTCGCCCTGGACATCAACGACCACATCGCCGCCCACACCCACCGCGCCGGCCTGGCCTAA